In Amyelois transitella isolate CPQ chromosome 5, ilAmyTran1.1, whole genome shotgun sequence, one DNA window encodes the following:
- the LOC106131874 gene encoding uncharacterized protein LOC106131874 produces the protein MNKEIEYEEDQYVDVNKLPLKPPQPQLPPERSHRRPWHPVMWDDSITGGLAPDQTLTAEQQNQPTSHEYPHKQRIRNLRRLIADGKVKPTSETLIFFLCNKFAVSEERQEKISV, from the exons ATGAACAAGGAGATAGAGTATGAAGAGGATCAGTATGTAGACGTGAACAAACTGCCGCTGAAGCCGCCGCAGCCGCAGTTGCCGCCGGAGCGCTCGCATCGTCGTCCGTGGCACCCCGTCATGTGGGACGACTCCATTACTGGCGGCTTGGCGCCTGACCAAACACTAACGGCAGAA CAACAGAACCAGCCGACGTCGCACGAGTACCCGCACAAGCAGCGAATCCGCAACCTCCGCCGACTGATCGCCGACGGCAAGGTGAAGCCCACGTCCGAAACGCTCATCTTTTTCCTCTGCAATAAATTCGCAGTCTCGGAAGAACGACAAGAAAAGATTTCCGtttga